The genome window TCCAGTCTGGAGATTATGCCAAACCTGTCCCGAAGCGGCGATGTTAAAAGTCCTGCCCTTGTTGTAGCGCCAATAAGCGTGAACTTTGGTATGTCAAGTTTGATGCTCCTTGCAGAGGGACCCTGTCCAATGATTATGTCTATGTGATAGTCTTCCATTGCAGGATAGAGAATTTCTTCTACAACACTGGATAATCTATGTATCTCATCAATAAAGAGGACATCATGCTCTTCAAGATTTGTAAGTATTGCAGCCAAATCACCTGCCCTTTCTATAACAGGGCCAGAAGTAGTCTTTATATTTACATTAAGTTCATTGGAGATGATGTAGGCAAGGGTTGTTTTGCCAAGACCAGGGGGACCGCAAAACAGAACATGGTCAAGCGACTCGTTTCTGCCCCTTGCAGCATCAATAAAGACCTTCAGGTTCTCTTTTATTGCGCTCTGACCCACATAGTCGTTTAAAGACCTTGGCCTTAAAGTGGCATCAAATACCTTTTCATCTTCTAATACTATGGGTGCGATGTTTTCTCTTTTATCCATTTGCCAAAACCCTTAGTGTTTCTTTAAGCAAGACATCAAATTTGGCATCTTTGTTTGATGCCTTAACCTTTTCCAGAGCCTTTTCTGACTGCTGTGTTTTATATCCGAGATTTAAGAGCGCTGACAGCACATCGTTATACATCTCGTCCTTTCCATCATATCTGGTTTTATGATGCACTGTCTTTGATATTACAGCACTGACCTTATCCCTTAATTCCACTACCAGCCTCTCTGCTGTTTTACCGCCAATGCCGGGTATAGACTTAAGTTTGGACATATCATTATTTGACAGTGCATGGGTAAGTTCGTGTGCATTAATCCCTGACAGTATATTCCTTGCCAGCCTCGGTCCAACACCTGACACACCTATCAGCAGTTGGAATATCTCCTTTTCCACCTGTGTAAGAAAGCCGTACAACTGCATGGCATCTTCTCTTACATGGGTATATGTATTCAGACTGATATGCTCATGTATATCAGGCAATCCATAATAGGTAGAAAGTGGTATATGGACTTCATAGCCGACACCTGCAACATCAATTATTACTGATTCAGGAGATTTGTATATAAGTTTACCTGTTATATGGGCAATCATAATTAAATACGGGCTATGGGCTATAGGCTATGGGTTTTCCTATCGCCTATTGCCTCTCGCCCATTGCCTGCCGTTATGGTGTATATGGCATATTGCCACTGCCAGTGCATCAGCGGCGTCTGCTTTTGGAATAACAGGCATTTTTAGAAGCGTCTTAACCATCCTTTGAACCTGCTCTTTGGTAGCATTACCATATCCAACAATAGACTGTTTTACCTTAGCAGGGCTATACTCAAATACAGGGAGGTTAGCCTTGCCGGCACACAGGAGTGCCACACCCCTTGCCTGTCCGAGCATTATTGCACTCCTGACATTTTTGGCAAAAAAGATGTCTTCAACTGCAACTGCATCAGGTTTGTAATCTGCAATGATATTACAAAGCAAATCAAACACTATACTAAGCCTTTCCTGCAATGGAGACTTTTTAACTGTAGAAATACTTCCGTCAGAGACACAAAATAACTTGCCCTTTTTGTTGTCTACAACACCATAACCTGTAGTAATACTGCCCGGGTCAATGCCAAGAATACGCATTTACCCACCCCCTATCTTGTATTTTGAGTTTTATTTTATACCATCTTAAGCCCATAAATGCACTCTTATTTTTGAGAGATAAATTTCTCCTTGACATTGTTTCAATAATTCGCAATAATGCAAACATGAAAAAAGAAATCTTTGAACTGCATGCATTGGTTTGTAAAACCCTTGCCAATCCAAAAAGGCTGGAGATTTTATATGCCTTAAAAGAGGGTGAACTCTCTGTTGGTGAACTGGTTGAAAGACTTGCCGTAACAAAGGCAAATGTATCCCAGCATCTGTCGCTACTGCGGCAGGCAAGGGTGGTTACCACAAGGAGAGAAGGGGTGAATATTTATTACAAGATTTCAAATCCAAAAATCATACAGGCATGCGGCATTATGAGAGATGTATTGATGGAGCAGTTTAAGGAAGGCGGAAGGCTTGCAAAAAAAATGAAGGTCTGATTTTTTTTTAAAAAAGATAGTTTCAAACTTGCGAAATTTATAAAAGCAATCAAGGCTAAAGCCTTGAGTTACCCTGCTTCCGCTCTCGCCGTCTGTAACTCAACCCTTTAGGTTTGAGGGTTTTACAAAACCTAACAAACAGGAGGTTTTATGTCCCACAATCTTTCAAGGGAATTCTTTGCAATGTATCATGCAGCGGTTTTTGAAGCGCTTGGCGATGATGCGCAGAAATACAATGTTAAAATCGGCATAACCCTTGCAAACCATTTATTAAAAAATCTGGCAAAACATCCTGAAAACGAGGAAGAGTTCAAAAATATCATAGAATCCTATTTTAAATCATCATTCCAATTTTCAGATATTGCAGATATGAAATTCGGCGGCGACGGCAGCGCATCTTTGTATGTTAAAGGCTGCGACATATGCCCCGGCAATGAGATATTGCGCGGCATGGGCAAAAAGGGGATGTGTCCGATAGCGCACCTTGTAAAATCTTTGATGGCAAGGACACTCAAAAAACATGTTGAACTTCTTGGGAGCGATAAACCGGGACCTGTTGGCGAGTGCTATCTGAAATACAAGGTTGGCTAAATGGGGATTAAATTTTGCTCCGAAAATATCTTTTTGCTGTTGATGCCTGCCCCGCTTGCAAACCCGTTGCCTCTAAAAGCCTCCCATCCTGACGGTTTGCCAGCGGGACAGGCATCAACAATATTTTTATGCCCCTTTGTGAGCCATGTAAGAGACTGAGTGAGATAAGGTTCATGTGGATTCCACCTGATAAATACGATGCGTGGTATCAAACACATCTCGGCAGTTTGTGCGATAAGTTAGAGAAAGATGCAATATTCTCTTTGTTTAAACCGAAAGGGCTTGTGTTGGATATAGGCTGTGGAACAGGGAATTATACTTATGAGGTGCAAAAAAGAGGCGGGAAGGCAGTTGGCATGGATACAGATTTTGATATGGTTTTATTTGCCAAAAATAAGGCAACGATAAAGGGCGTAAAGCCTTTGTTCATTGTCGGCAATGCTCAAGCACTGCCGTTTAAGGACAATTTATTTGATGGAATTCTAGAGGTTACTGCCTTGTGTTTTATAAGGCATCCTGAAACAGTCATCAAAGAAGCACACAGGGTTTTAAAATCAGACGGCACGATTGTTATTGGAGAATTGAACAGACTCAGTTACTGGGCATTTTTAAGAAGGGCTAAAGGTTGGTTCAAAGAAACTGTTTATAAGCATGCAAGGTTTTTCAGCATTAGCACATTGACAGAAATGCTGCATGAAACGGGATTTAAAGATTTACAAAGGTCGTCCTGCCTCCATTTTCCTCCGATAGATTCAAAATGGTTTTTAAAAATATATAAAATCTTTGAAAAGGCAGGCAGAACCGTATTCCCAAAAGACGGGGCGTTCCTAGTAATAACAGGGAGAAAGTAAAGGTTTTTATAAAAATCGGGGTTTTCACAAGGAGGTCCCATGCGAAAATTTTCGCTTGTTGAGTTTTCTGTTGAGCATCCTAAGTTAATTGTAGTTCTGTCGGTCATTGTTACGCTTATATTCATGACACAGTTTCCAAAGATGAAGACAGACACCAACCCCAAGAACATGCTGCCTGCAACATCGGATGTGCGAGTATGGAATGACGAGGTTGACGGCGCCTTCGGACTGTATGAGGACATGATAGTGGTAGGAGTTAAAAACGAA of Deltaproteobacteria bacterium contains these proteins:
- the ruvB gene encoding Holliday junction branch migration DNA helicase RuvB, translated to MDKRENIAPIVLEDEKVFDATLRPRSLNDYVGQSAIKENLKVFIDAARGRNESLDHVLFCGPPGLGKTTLAYIISNELNVNIKTTSGPVIERAGDLAAILTNLEEHDVLFIDEIHRLSSVVEEILYPAMEDYHIDIIIGQGPSARSIKLDIPKFTLIGATTRAGLLTSPLRDRFGIISRLDFYAPSELKTIVKRSAGILNIEINDDGAVEIAMRSRGTPRIANRLLKRVRDFAQVKADGIITKNVADEALRCLEIDKKGFDKMDRQILLTIIDKFSGGPVGIESLSASLHEEKDAIEDVYEPYLLQEGFIQRTPRGRIATKLAYEHMGRVYKESQESGVRSQEKLF
- the ruvA gene encoding Holliday junction branch migration protein RuvA — its product is MIAHITGKLIYKSPESVIIDVAGVGYEVHIPLSTYYGLPDIHEHISLNTYTHVREDAMQLYGFLTQVEKEIFQLLIGVSGVGPRLARNILSGINAHELTHALSNNDMSKLKSIPGIGGKTAERLVVELRDKVSAVISKTVHHKTRYDGKDEMYNDVLSALLNLGYKTQQSEKALEKVKASNKDAKFDVLLKETLRVLANG
- the ruvC gene encoding crossover junction endodeoxyribonuclease RuvC, translating into MRILGIDPGSITTGYGVVDNKKGKLFCVSDGSISTVKKSPLQERLSIVFDLLCNIIADYKPDAVAVEDIFFAKNVRSAIMLGQARGVALLCAGKANLPVFEYSPAKVKQSIVGYGNATKEQVQRMVKTLLKMPVIPKADAADALAVAICHIHHNGRQWARGNRR
- a CDS encoding winged helix-turn-helix transcriptional regulator → MKKEIFELHALVCKTLANPKRLEILYALKEGELSVGELVERLAVTKANVSQHLSLLRQARVVTTRREGVNIYYKISNPKIIQACGIMRDVLMEQFKEGGRLAKKMKV
- a CDS encoding class I SAM-dependent methyltransferase codes for the protein MWIPPDKYDAWYQTHLGSLCDKLEKDAIFSLFKPKGLVLDIGCGTGNYTYEVQKRGGKAVGMDTDFDMVLFAKNKATIKGVKPLFIVGNAQALPFKDNLFDGILEVTALCFIRHPETVIKEAHRVLKSDGTIVIGELNRLSYWAFLRRAKGWFKETVYKHARFFSISTLTEMLHETGFKDLQRSSCLHFPPIDSKWFLKIYKIFEKAGRTVFPKDGAFLVITGRK